In a genomic window of Arthrobacter woluwensis:
- the pucL gene encoding factor-independent urate hydroxylase: protein MSNNIVLGKNQYGKAENRVVKITRDTDRHEIEDLNVTSQLRGDFTAAHIDGDNAHVVPTDTQKNTVFAFARDGIGSPEEFLIRLANHFTGEFEWVTGGRWEAEQFAWERILAGGEEHNHSFVRKGQEVRNAVVTKDGDDLYVISGLNDLTVLKSTQSGFVGYPKDKYTTLQETTDRILATDVSARWRYRNDAVAEGGIDYNATYESVKALLLEGFSEEYSYALQQTLFQMAQKVFAAHPEIDELRFSTPNKHHFVVDLSPFGLDNPGEVFFAADRPYGLIEANFERETISDPGNAWDGIVGFC, encoded by the coding sequence ATGAGCAACAACATCGTCCTCGGCAAGAACCAGTACGGCAAGGCGGAGAACCGCGTCGTCAAGATCACCCGCGACACGGACCGCCACGAGATCGAGGATCTCAACGTCACCTCGCAGCTCCGCGGCGACTTCACCGCGGCGCACATCGACGGCGACAACGCCCACGTGGTCCCCACCGACACCCAGAAGAACACCGTCTTCGCCTTCGCCCGTGACGGCATCGGCTCCCCCGAGGAATTCCTCATCCGCCTGGCCAACCACTTCACCGGTGAGTTCGAGTGGGTCACGGGCGGCCGCTGGGAAGCCGAGCAGTTCGCCTGGGAGCGCATCCTCGCCGGCGGTGAGGAGCACAACCACTCCTTCGTCCGCAAGGGCCAGGAAGTGCGCAACGCCGTCGTCACCAAGGACGGCGACGACCTTTACGTCATCTCCGGCCTGAACGACCTCACGGTCCTCAAGTCCACCCAGTCCGGCTTCGTGGGCTACCCGAAGGACAAGTACACCACCCTGCAGGAGACCACGGACCGCATCCTGGCCACCGACGTCTCGGCCCGCTGGCGCTACCGCAACGACGCCGTCGCCGAGGGTGGCATCGACTACAACGCCACCTACGAGTCCGTGAAGGCCCTCCTCCTGGAAGGCTTCTCCGAGGAGTACTCCTACGCGCTGCAGCAGACCCTGTTCCAGATGGCGCAGAAGGTCTTCGCGGCACACCCGGAGATCGACGAGCTGCGGTTCTCCACTCCGAACAAGCACCACTTCGTGGTGGACCTGTCCCCGTTCGGTCTCGACAACCCCGGCGAGGTCTTCTTCGCCGCGGACCGCCCGTACGGCCTGATCGAGGCCAACTTCGAGCGCGAGACCATCTCCGACCCGGGCAACGCCTGGGACGGCATCGTCGGCTTCTGCTGA
- a CDS encoding nucleobase:cation symporter-2 family protein, with amino-acid sequence MSATTVKPTTRPEDERLSLGSTFAYGFQHVLTMYGGIIAPPLVIGQAAGLKPDEIGVLIASCLFMGGAATLLQTLGIKFFGSQLPLVQGVSFAGVATMGAIVSQGGGLPAVFGSVIVASIIGLVIAPLFSQILRFFPPVVTGTVITTIGLTLMPVAANWVMGGNAKADNYGSMANVGLAGLTFVIVLVLSKVGSATISRLSILLAMVIGTIIAVFTGQANFSNVGNGPIFAFPTPFAFGLPTFNVAAIISMFIVILVTLTETSADIIAVGEIVGTKVDRKRVADGLRADMISSAVSPVFGSFTQSAFAQNVGLVAITGIKSRFVVSAGGVILIVLGLLPVMGRVVGAVPMPVLGGAGIVLFGTVAASGIRTLSTVDYKGNMNLIIVASSLGFGLLPVVKPDIYHAFPDWFVTIFHSGISSAALMAILLNLLFNYFKTGNSKNSSVFVAGTDRVLTPQDLRGLREGDRFENGKLIDCDGKEVKVESGGAH; translated from the coding sequence ATGAGTGCAACAACCGTCAAACCCACCACCCGGCCGGAGGATGAGCGCCTCTCCCTCGGCAGCACCTTCGCGTACGGATTCCAGCACGTCCTCACCATGTATGGCGGGATCATCGCGCCGCCGCTCGTCATCGGCCAGGCCGCGGGCCTCAAGCCGGACGAGATCGGCGTCCTGATCGCCAGCTGTCTGTTCATGGGCGGCGCGGCGACCCTCCTCCAGACCCTCGGCATCAAGTTCTTCGGCTCGCAGCTCCCGCTGGTGCAGGGCGTGTCCTTCGCGGGCGTCGCCACCATGGGCGCGATCGTCTCCCAGGGCGGCGGTCTCCCGGCCGTGTTCGGCTCGGTGATCGTGGCCTCGATCATCGGGCTCGTGATCGCACCGCTCTTCTCGCAGATCCTGCGCTTCTTCCCGCCGGTGGTGACCGGCACCGTGATCACCACCATCGGCCTCACGCTGATGCCGGTGGCCGCCAACTGGGTCATGGGCGGCAACGCCAAGGCCGACAACTACGGCAGCATGGCCAACGTCGGGCTCGCGGGCCTGACCTTCGTGATCGTCCTGGTCCTCTCCAAGGTCGGCAGCGCCACCATCTCGAGGCTCTCCATCCTGCTGGCCATGGTGATCGGCACGATCATCGCCGTGTTCACGGGCCAGGCCAACTTCTCCAACGTGGGCAACGGACCGATCTTCGCGTTCCCGACCCCGTTCGCCTTCGGCCTGCCGACATTCAACGTGGCCGCCATCATCTCCATGTTCATCGTGATCCTGGTGACGCTGACCGAGACCAGCGCGGACATCATCGCCGTCGGTGAGATCGTCGGCACCAAGGTGGACCGCAAGCGCGTGGCCGATGGTCTCCGTGCGGACATGATCTCCAGCGCCGTCTCCCCGGTGTTCGGTTCCTTCACTCAGAGCGCCTTCGCCCAGAACGTGGGTCTGGTGGCCATCACGGGCATCAAGAGCCGCTTCGTGGTCAGCGCCGGCGGTGTCATCCTGATCGTCCTCGGTCTGCTCCCCGTCATGGGCCGCGTGGTGGGCGCCGTGCCCATGCCGGTCCTCGGCGGCGCGGGCATCGTCCTCTTCGGCACGGTGGCCGCCTCCGGCATCCGCACCCTGTCCACGGTGGACTACAAGGGCAACATGAACCTCATCATCGTGGCGTCCTCGCTGGGCTTCGGTCTGCTGCCGGTGGTCAAGCCGGACATCTACCACGCTTTCCCGGACTGGTTCGTGACCATCTTCCACTCCGGCATCAGCTCGGCCGCCCTCATGGCGATCCTGCTGAACCTCCTGTTCAACTACTTCAAGACCGGCAACTCCAAGAACTCCTCGGTGTTCGTGGCCGGCACGGACCGCGTCCTCACCCCGCAGGACCTCCGCGGCTTGCGGGAGGGTGACCGCTTCGAGAACGGCAAGCT